A region from the Sebastes umbrosus isolate fSebUmb1 chromosome 18, fSebUmb1.pri, whole genome shotgun sequence genome encodes:
- the unc93a gene encoding protein unc-93 homolog A, giving the protein MISRNFKNVLVVSVGFLSLFTAYGGLQSLQSSLNAEQGMGVASLSVIYASIIISSMFLPPIMIKNLGCKWTIVAGMACYVSYSFGNLYPGWYTLIPTSVILGLGGSPLWSAKCTYLTISGNVQAARDGKRGSDVINQYFGIFFFIFQSSAVWGNLMSSLIFGQDTDIAFIPDEQLKSCGAAECNLDMSINGTTIRPAQKLVWTLVGCYIGVGVLAMLIVAVFLDNIDREQSTQFRGNPEPFWHTFLATFRLLKDWRLVTLIPLTMYSGFEQSFLSGEYTKNYVTCALGIHFVGYVMMCFGATNSLCSFLFGRLARYTGRAALFFLAALANFACIIALLYWRPHPDDMPVFFVFPALWGLSDAIWQTQTNALYGILFPRDKEAAFANYRMWESLGFVIAFAYSTFICVEYKLYILMAVLVLTVITYPIVEYHEHKNPTLPVEEGTYLNNSNEAIQKDENKIVCQTAM; this is encoded by the exons ATGATCAGCCGTAACTTCAAGAATGTGTTGGTGGTCTCTGTGGGGTTTCTGTCTCTGTTCACGGCTTACGGAGGCCTGCAGAGTTTACAG agcagTCTGAATGCAGAGCAGGGGATGGGTGTGGCGTCTCTGAGCGTCATCTACGCCTCCATCATCATCTCCTCCATGTTCCTGCCTCCCATCATGATCAAAAATCTGGGTTGTAAATGGACCATCGTTGCGGGCATGGCCTGCTACGTCTCCTACTCCTTTGGAAACCTCTACCCTGGATG GTACACCCTCATCCCCACCTCAGTGATCCTCGGTTTGGGTGGCTCCCCCCTGTGGTCGGCTAAGTGCACCTACCTGACCATCTCCGGGAACGTGCAGGCTGCCAGGGATGGCAAGAGAGGATCTGATGTCATCAACCAGTACTTTGGCATCTTCTTTTTCATCTTCCAGTCGTCCGCCGTGTGGGGAAACCTCATGTCGTCGCTCATCTTTGGACAAGACACCGACATAG CTTTCATCCCAGATGAGCAGCTGAAGTCTTGTGGAGCGGCTGAGTGCAACCTCGATATGAGCATCAACGGCACGACCATCAGACCTGCTCAGAAACTGGTGTGGACACTCGTCGGATGTTACATCG GTGTGGGTGTGCTTGCCATGCTCATCGTGGCggtgtttctggacaacattgaCCGGGAGCAGTCCACTCAGTTTCGTGGGAACCCGGAGCCGTTCTGGCACACCTTCCTGGCCACGTTCAGACTGCTGAAGGACTGGAGGCTGGTGACCCTCATCCCTCTCACCATGTACAGCGGCTTCGAACAGAGCTTCCTCTCTGGGGAGTACACCAAG AACTATGTGACGTGTGCTTTGGGGATCCATTTCGTCGGCTATGTGATGATGTGCTTTGGAGCCACTAATTCTCTTTGCTCCTTCCTCTTTGGGAGACTCGCTCGGTACACCGGGAGAGCCGCACTCTTCTTCTTGG CTGCACTGGCCAACTTTGCCTGTATCATAGCTCTCTTGTACTGGAGGCCTCATCCTGACGACATGCCTGTCTTCTTTGTGTTTCCTGCTCTGTGGGGTTTGTCGGACGCTATCTGGCAAACTCAGACCAACG CTCTTTACGGCATCCTCTTCCCGCGGGACAAAGAGGCAGCATTTGCCAACTACCGTATGTGGGAGTCACTCGGTTTCGTTATCGCCTTCGCCTACAGCACCTTCATATGCGTGGAGTATAAACTGTACATCCTGATGGCCGTTCTGGTGCTGACCGTCATCACTTACCCCATAGTGGAATACCACGAACACAAGAACCCCACACTGCCCGTTGAGGAGGGGACCTACCTGAATAACAGCAATGAAGCCATTCAAAAAGACGAAAACAAGATCGTTTGCCAGACAGCAATGTAG